From Kineosporia succinea, the proteins below share one genomic window:
- a CDS encoding esterase-like activity of phytase family protein, which translates to MGKRQTGVRTAAVFTATALAGAALAAVAQPASAGSSHGRFFSRTDTYAVYQNRPAGAAVSDETVAEISTVTKDGKTMIYTDAAGRRIGFLDISNPDEVKGLGTLSLAQLGDTEDEPTSVTVVGDYVLVVVNTSKSYTEPSGRVDVIRVSDRTRVRSIDLGGQPDSIAANKAGTRVAIAIENERDEEATPTGGEEGDLPQLPAGFVQILDLSRPADPATWTAHKVSLVNADGSALKSFADAGIDTPIDPEPEYVSFSDDGQLAVTLQENNGIVLIDAASHRVSKVFSAGTASVSGIDTEDDGVIDQTGSIKDVPREPDAVAWLDNRYLGTANEGDWKGGTRGWTVFDSKTGKVRWDSGNELEKLAVQIGQHSESRAGKKGIELEGLATADFNGQKYAFVGSERSNFVAVYDISKARDPKFVQVLPTTNGPEGILPIPSRGLLAVSSEVDDADAGVRSSVALYELGASSSSYPQIESRERRGAPIGWGTLGALSAVPDSRDRLVSVTDAGYSTTGILTIDTSSKPARITKRLDVTDSTGKAVALDAEGIYARPYSSGGGYWLAVEGATGAENKLVRVDKRGVVAQTVPLPSDVAVGLKSQGFEGVTATYDRNGEHLFAVVQRASSKDPANVARIGRYDVKTGKWTWFGYQLETTTTAGDWIGLSEVTALSDGRLAVIERDKLNGPNAKIKRVYTVTLPSKDPAPGTLPVLSKKLAVDVLPFLQAGNGWTQEKLEGLTVGGDGQVWISTDNDALDDSTGETVFMSIGKANKIFGKK; encoded by the coding sequence GTGGGTAAGAGGCAGACCGGGGTTCGCACCGCAGCCGTGTTCACCGCGACGGCACTGGCGGGGGCGGCCCTGGCGGCCGTCGCGCAGCCCGCCAGTGCGGGGTCGTCGCACGGCCGGTTCTTCTCCCGCACCGACACCTACGCGGTGTACCAGAACCGCCCGGCCGGTGCCGCGGTGTCCGACGAGACGGTGGCCGAGATCTCGACCGTCACCAAGGACGGCAAGACGATGATCTACACCGATGCGGCGGGCAGGCGCATCGGTTTCCTCGACATCTCGAACCCGGACGAGGTGAAGGGGCTCGGCACGCTGTCGCTGGCCCAGCTGGGCGACACCGAGGACGAGCCCACGTCGGTCACGGTGGTCGGTGACTACGTGCTCGTGGTGGTCAACACCAGCAAGAGCTACACCGAGCCGTCGGGCCGGGTCGATGTCATCCGCGTCTCCGACCGCACGCGGGTGCGCAGCATCGACCTCGGTGGCCAGCCCGACTCGATCGCGGCGAACAAGGCTGGCACCCGGGTCGCGATCGCCATCGAGAACGAGCGCGACGAGGAGGCCACCCCCACCGGTGGTGAGGAGGGCGACCTGCCGCAGCTCCCGGCCGGTTTCGTGCAGATCCTCGACCTGAGCCGGCCGGCCGACCCGGCGACGTGGACCGCGCACAAGGTCTCCCTGGTCAACGCCGACGGCTCGGCGCTGAAGTCGTTCGCGGACGCGGGGATCGACACCCCGATCGACCCCGAGCCCGAGTACGTCTCGTTCAGCGACGACGGCCAGCTGGCCGTGACGCTGCAGGAGAACAACGGCATCGTGCTGATCGACGCTGCCTCTCACCGGGTCAGCAAGGTGTTCAGCGCCGGCACCGCCTCGGTCTCTGGCATCGACACCGAGGACGACGGGGTGATCGACCAGACCGGCTCGATCAAGGACGTCCCGCGCGAGCCGGACGCCGTGGCCTGGCTGGACAACCGCTACCTGGGCACCGCGAACGAGGGTGACTGGAAAGGCGGTACGCGCGGCTGGACGGTGTTCGACTCGAAGACCGGCAAGGTGCGCTGGGACTCGGGCAACGAGCTGGAGAAGCTCGCGGTGCAGATCGGGCAGCACTCCGAGTCGCGGGCGGGCAAGAAGGGCATCGAGCTCGAGGGCCTGGCCACGGCCGACTTCAACGGCCAGAAGTACGCTTTCGTGGGTTCGGAGCGCAGCAACTTCGTCGCGGTCTACGACATCTCGAAGGCTCGCGACCCGAAGTTCGTGCAGGTGCTGCCGACGACGAACGGGCCGGAGGGCATCCTGCCGATCCCGTCGCGCGGTCTGCTGGCGGTCTCGAGCGAGGTGGACGACGCGGACGCCGGGGTGCGTTCGTCGGTGGCGCTCTACGAGCTGGGTGCTTCTTCGTCGTCGTACCCGCAGATCGAGTCTCGCGAACGTCGTGGTGCACCGATCGGCTGGGGCACTCTGGGTGCCCTGTCGGCGGTGCCGGACTCCCGCGACCGCCTGGTGAGCGTGACGGACGCCGGCTACAGCACCACGGGCATCCTCACGATCGACACCTCGTCGAAGCCGGCGCGGATCACGAAGCGTCTCGACGTCACCGATTCCACGGGCAAGGCGGTGGCGCTGGACGCAGAAGGCATCTACGCGCGTCCGTACTCGTCCGGTGGCGGTTACTGGCTGGCGGTGGAGGGTGCGACCGGCGCGGAGAACAAGCTGGTGCGCGTGGACAAGCGCGGTGTGGTGGCCCAGACGGTTCCGCTGCCCTCGGACGTGGCGGTGGGCCTGAAGTCGCAGGGTTTCGAGGGCGTCACGGCCACCTACGACCGTAACGGTGAGCACCTGTTCGCGGTGGTGCAGCGGGCGTCGTCGAAGGACCCGGCGAACGTGGCCCGGATCGGCCGCTACGACGTGAAGACGGGCAAGTGGACGTGGTTCGGCTACCAGCTGGAGACCACGACGACGGCGGGCGACTGGATCGGTCTGTCGGAGGTGACGGCGCTGTCGGACGGACGGCTGGCGGTGATCGAGCGCGACAAGCTGAACGGCCCGAACGCGAAGATCAAGCGGGTCTACACGGTGACGCTGCCGTCGAAGGACCCGGCGCCGGGGACGCTGCCGGTGCTGTCGAAGAAGCTGGCGGTGGATGTGCTGCCGTTCCTGCAGGCGGGGAACGGGTGGACGCAGGAGAAGCTCGAGGGTCTGACGGTGGGCGGTGACGGTCAGGTGTGGATCTCGACCGACAACGACGCGCTGGACGACTCGACGGGCGAGACGGTGTTCATGTCGATCGGCAAGGCGAACAAGATCTTCGGTAAGAAGTGA
- a CDS encoding alkaline phosphatase family protein, whose protein sequence is MTKNPVLVINVVGLTPRLLAHMPRVASTGFVANLGTVLPAVTCSAQATYLTGKLPSDHGIVGNGWYFRDQGEVYLWRQHNRLIESEKVWETARHHRPGLTAANICWWYAMGATTDWTVTPRPIYFADGKKDADCYTRPPSLHDRLTGELGPFPLFTYWGPTASIRSSAWIANATRRLISTERPDLALCYLPHLDYDLQRFGPHSPQAVAAAQEIDAVAGDLIACARGIGYTVVVLSEYGITEVDRPVDVNRLLRREGLLEVYTQAGMEYLDPWTSRAFAVSDHQIAHVYVNDPRDVPRVRELLTALPGVETVLDADGKKEHGLDHARSGELVVVADERSWFTYYYWLDDARAPDFARGVEIHRKPGYDPAELFMDPDDRFVKARAALTLARKFSGLRYAMRVVPLDPKPVRGSHGRAAVDPSDGPVLLCSDSSVAAASFEATAVRDLILEVLL, encoded by the coding sequence ATGACGAAGAACCCGGTGCTCGTGATCAATGTCGTGGGTCTGACCCCGCGGCTGCTCGCGCACATGCCGCGCGTCGCCTCCACCGGATTCGTGGCGAACCTGGGCACCGTGCTGCCCGCCGTCACGTGCAGCGCCCAGGCCACGTACCTCACCGGCAAGCTCCCGTCCGACCACGGAATTGTCGGCAACGGCTGGTATTTCCGTGATCAGGGCGAGGTCTATCTGTGGCGTCAGCACAATCGGCTGATCGAGAGCGAGAAGGTCTGGGAGACAGCGCGTCACCACCGGCCCGGGCTGACCGCGGCGAACATCTGCTGGTGGTACGCGATGGGCGCCACCACCGACTGGACCGTCACCCCGAGGCCCATCTACTTCGCCGACGGCAAGAAGGATGCCGACTGTTACACGCGGCCTCCGTCACTGCATGACCGGCTCACGGGTGAGCTCGGCCCCTTCCCGCTGTTCACCTACTGGGGGCCCACCGCGTCCATCCGCTCGTCGGCCTGGATCGCGAACGCGACCCGCCGGCTGATCAGCACCGAAAGACCAGATCTGGCACTCTGTTACCTGCCTCATCTCGACTACGACCTGCAGAGGTTCGGCCCGCACAGCCCGCAGGCGGTGGCCGCGGCGCAAGAGATCGACGCGGTGGCGGGTGATCTCATCGCCTGTGCCCGGGGTATCGGTTACACGGTGGTCGTGCTCTCGGAGTACGGCATCACCGAGGTCGACCGGCCGGTCGACGTCAACCGCCTGCTGCGGCGAGAAGGGCTGCTCGAGGTCTACACCCAGGCGGGTATGGAGTATCTCGACCCCTGGACCTCGCGGGCGTTCGCGGTCTCGGACCACCAGATCGCACACGTGTACGTGAACGATCCTCGTGACGTGCCCCGGGTGCGGGAGCTGCTGACCGCTCTGCCGGGAGTGGAGACGGTGCTCGACGCCGACGGCAAGAAGGAGCACGGGCTCGACCACGCGCGCAGCGGTGAACTGGTGGTGGTGGCCGACGAACGGTCGTGGTTCACCTACTACTACTGGCTCGACGACGCGCGGGCTCCCGACTTCGCGCGGGGTGTCGAGATCCACCGCAAGCCCGGTTACGACCCGGCCGAGCTGTTCATGGATCCGGACGACCGTTTCGTGAAGGCCCGCGCTGCTCTGACCCTGGCCCGGAAGTTCAGCGGGCTGCGTTATGCGATGAGGGTGGTGCCGCTCGACCCGAAACCGGTGCGCGGGAGTCACGGTCGTGCGGCGGTGGATCCCTCGGACGGTCCGGTCCTGCTCTGCTCCGACTCATCCGTCGCAGCAGCATCGTTCGAAGCCACGGCCGTGCGCGACCTGATCCTGGAAGTCCTGCTCTGA
- the eboE gene encoding metabolite traffic protein EboE, translating to MRFRHPDGSVIHLSYCTNMHPAEDLEGILAQLHQYAGPVRRSLGWPLLGVGLWLPAPAARHLAQDRKALDLLWRTLRAEQLEVVTLNGFPYRAFQAEVVKGAVYRPDWLKRERLDYTLDLASILHQLLPGDALSGSISTLPFGWRTRFPDGTAPADAAMLGVATELQALAGEYGRPVRLAVEPEPGCVVETMGAGVAAVSRLGVPGWIGMCLDACHLATQFEDVPDLGEVSIYKAQVSNALRVNGDEREWLGEFAEPRFMHQIRQQDGYGEDDLDIATVKSFDAEQEWRVHFHLPLDQTVNTTQPELVNTLRYLVGEERARTTHLDVETYTWSVLPGPQRPQSTHDLVKGIAGELNWTATQLAALGLEPIR from the coding sequence ATGCGGTTCCGGCATCCTGACGGCAGTGTGATCCACCTGTCGTACTGCACCAACATGCATCCCGCCGAAGACCTCGAGGGCATCCTGGCGCAGTTGCATCAGTACGCCGGGCCGGTGCGGCGCAGCCTGGGCTGGCCGCTGCTGGGGGTGGGGCTGTGGCTGCCCGCGCCGGCGGCCCGGCACCTGGCGCAAGACCGCAAGGCGCTCGATCTGCTGTGGCGTACCCTCCGGGCCGAGCAGCTCGAGGTCGTCACGCTCAACGGCTTCCCCTACCGGGCCTTCCAGGCCGAGGTGGTGAAAGGTGCCGTCTACCGGCCCGACTGGCTGAAGCGCGAGCGGCTCGACTACACGCTCGATCTGGCCTCGATCCTGCACCAGCTGCTGCCCGGCGACGCGCTCTCCGGCAGCATCTCCACGCTGCCCTTCGGCTGGCGCACCCGGTTTCCCGACGGCACGGCGCCCGCCGACGCCGCGATGCTGGGCGTCGCGACCGAACTGCAGGCGCTGGCGGGGGAGTACGGGCGCCCGGTGCGGCTGGCCGTCGAGCCGGAACCCGGGTGCGTGGTCGAGACGATGGGCGCCGGGGTCGCCGCGGTCTCGCGGCTGGGGGTTCCCGGGTGGATCGGGATGTGCCTGGACGCGTGTCACCTGGCCACCCAGTTCGAGGACGTTCCCGACCTGGGGGAGGTGTCGATCTACAAGGCCCAGGTCTCGAACGCGCTGCGGGTCAACGGAGACGAGCGCGAATGGCTGGGGGAGTTCGCCGAGCCGCGGTTCATGCACCAGATCCGCCAGCAAGACGGCTACGGCGAAGATGATCTCGACATCGCCACGGTGAAGTCGTTCGACGCGGAACAGGAATGGCGGGTGCACTTCCACCTCCCGCTCGACCAGACGGTGAACACCACGCAGCCCGAGCTGGTGAACACGCTGAGGTACCTGGTCGGCGAGGAGCGGGCGCGCACCACCCACCTCGACGTCGAGACCTACACGTGGTCAGTGCTCCCCGGGCCACAACGTCCGCAATCGACGCATGATCTGGTGAAAGGCATTGCCGGGGAGCTCAACTGGACCGCCACCCAACTCGCCGCCCTGGGCCTGGAGCCGATCCGATGA
- a CDS encoding TatD family hydrolase: MRIFEPHIHMTSRTTDDYEAMAASGVTALVEPAFWLGQPRSGAGSFVDYFNALIGWERYRAAQFGIAHHCTIALNPKEANDPSFRAEVMDLLPRYLAKDGVVGVGETGYDSITPAEDELLARHLELALEFDLPVLVHTPHRDKLAGTRRTLDVVKESGLAPERVLIDHNNELTARLVVENGFWAGFSIYPDTKMDERRMVLVAKELGLARIIVNSAADWGRSDPLKVAKTAQALLAAGFSHAEVEGVVWGNPVEFFGQSDRLDLTPPLRDDLSQGNSILRGERS; this comes from the coding sequence ATGAGGATCTTCGAGCCCCACATCCACATGACGTCGCGCACCACCGACGACTACGAGGCGATGGCCGCGTCGGGGGTCACCGCTCTGGTGGAGCCCGCGTTCTGGCTCGGCCAGCCCCGGTCGGGCGCCGGGTCGTTCGTGGACTATTTCAACGCGCTGATCGGCTGGGAACGCTACCGGGCCGCGCAGTTCGGCATCGCGCACCACTGCACGATCGCGTTGAACCCGAAAGAGGCCAACGACCCGTCGTTCCGGGCCGAGGTGATGGACCTGCTGCCGCGGTACCTGGCCAAGGACGGCGTGGTGGGTGTGGGGGAGACCGGGTACGACTCGATCACCCCGGCCGAGGACGAGCTGCTCGCCCGGCACCTGGAGCTGGCTCTCGAGTTCGACCTGCCGGTGCTGGTGCACACGCCGCACCGCGACAAGCTGGCCGGCACGCGCCGCACGCTCGACGTGGTGAAGGAGTCGGGCCTCGCACCGGAACGGGTGCTGATCGACCACAACAACGAGCTGACGGCCCGGCTGGTGGTCGAGAACGGTTTCTGGGCCGGCTTCTCGATCTACCCCGACACCAAGATGGACGAACGCCGCATGGTGCTCGTGGCCAAGGAGCTCGGTCTGGCGCGGATCATCGTGAACTCCGCCGCCGACTGGGGCCGCAGCGATCCGCTCAAGGTCGCCAAGACCGCGCAGGCCCTGCTGGCGGCGGGGTTCAGTCACGCCGAGGTGGAGGGCGTGGTCTGGGGCAACCCGGTCGAGTTCTTCGGTCAGAGCGACCGATTGGACCTGACGCCGCCGTTGAGAGATGATCTTTCGCAAGGCAATTCGATCCTTCGGGGGGAGCGAAGCTGA
- a CDS encoding EboA domain-containing protein, translating into MNGDVWVRESLVRIEADPASIRRLFPMVTRKVGAGHEQVRARLLRALPDRSELPGLYRYGDVHERRAVIASAAVLGVDDTLLELARDAFRSNDPRLVTASAAAAVVERLSDDEVDQVLMKCVFMGIDLSEVPALTARATARTSKMVAGFALERIVAGRDVAPQLWGVIDRYPPDVEIAQIERQLTADDPERRRAAAQALAGRG; encoded by the coding sequence GTGAACGGGGACGTCTGGGTTCGCGAGTCACTGGTCCGGATCGAGGCCGATCCCGCCAGCATCCGCCGGTTGTTCCCCATGGTCACGCGCAAGGTCGGCGCCGGGCACGAGCAGGTGCGGGCGCGACTGCTGCGGGCCCTGCCCGACCGCAGCGAGCTTCCCGGCCTCTACCGTTACGGTGACGTTCACGAGCGCCGGGCCGTGATCGCGTCCGCCGCGGTGCTCGGGGTCGATGACACTCTGCTCGAACTCGCCCGAGACGCGTTCCGCAGCAACGATCCCCGGCTCGTCACGGCGTCGGCCGCGGCTGCCGTCGTCGAGCGGCTGAGTGACGACGAGGTCGACCAGGTACTCATGAAGTGCGTGTTCATGGGCATCGACCTGAGTGAGGTGCCGGCGCTGACGGCCCGCGCCACCGCCCGCACCTCGAAGATGGTGGCCGGGTTCGCGCTGGAGCGGATCGTGGCCGGCCGCGACGTGGCACCCCAGCTCTGGGGCGTGATCGACCGTTATCCGCCGGACGTCGAGATCGCCCAGATCGAGCGGCAGCTCACGGCCGACGACCCGGAACGGCGAAGGGCGGCGGCGCAGGCCCTCGCAGGAAGAGGCTGA
- a CDS encoding sugar phosphate isomerase/epimerase family protein: MPGLRYAYVTNGLGDHRLDDALSLLADHGYKGVGLTLDHHHLDPFGPDLPRKVAVIADRLRDLGLAVVVETGGRFVMDPRRKHEPTLLSDEGRDRRVEFLRIATRVANDLGAEAVSFWSGARHPSVGPGLAWRRVLQGCEAVLMTAEPLGVKLAFEPEPGMYIESVDDWRALDEQLSHPLFGLTLDIGHCLVTEKRPVPEVIEQVRDNLTYVQIDDMPRGVHQHLNFGEGDVDFPPVMRALKGFEGLVAVELSRHSHTAHTAVPRAIEFLRHAEHVRPREDFT, encoded by the coding sequence GTGCCCGGCCTGCGGTACGCCTACGTCACCAACGGTCTCGGCGACCACCGCCTCGACGATGCGCTGAGCCTGCTCGCCGACCACGGTTACAAGGGGGTCGGGCTGACGCTCGATCACCATCACCTCGATCCGTTCGGCCCGGACCTGCCCCGCAAGGTCGCCGTGATCGCCGACAGACTGCGTGATCTCGGTCTGGCCGTGGTGGTCGAGACCGGCGGCCGGTTCGTCATGGACCCCCGTCGCAAGCACGAACCCACCCTGCTCAGTGACGAGGGTCGCGACCGGCGCGTCGAGTTCCTGCGTATCGCCACCCGTGTCGCGAACGATCTGGGGGCCGAGGCGGTCTCCTTCTGGTCGGGCGCCCGTCATCCCTCGGTCGGGCCCGGGCTGGCCTGGCGCCGCGTGTTGCAGGGGTGTGAGGCCGTGCTCATGACGGCCGAACCGCTGGGTGTGAAGCTGGCTTTCGAGCCGGAGCCGGGGATGTACATCGAGTCGGTCGACGACTGGCGCGCCCTGGACGAGCAGCTGAGCCACCCGCTGTTCGGGCTCACGCTCGACATCGGGCACTGTCTGGTCACCGAGAAGCGGCCGGTCCCTGAGGTGATCGAGCAGGTGCGTGACAACCTCACCTACGTCCAGATCGACGACATGCCCCGGGGTGTGCACCAGCACCTGAACTTCGGTGAGGGTGACGTCGACTTCCCGCCGGTGATGAGGGCACTGAAGGGTTTCGAGGGGCTGGTCGCGGTCGAGCTGTCGCGGCACTCGCACACGGCGCACACGGCGGTCCCGCGGGCGATCGAGTTTCTCCGTCACGCCGAACACGTTCGTCCGCGAGAGGATTTCACATGA
- a CDS encoding SCO3242 family prenyltransferase, with product MNVYADLVRLPAVLSAPGDALLGAAAGGRAGVVRPTASAALSSALTYMAGMALNDYADRHVDAVERPGRPIPSGRISPGKALAVGTGLLAADLVVAWWGSGRRGVAWSLATSSAVIAYDFAAKDTPAGPATMALCRFLDVQRGSPSVRAAVWPAALVAAHTYAITQVSRHEVKGADPAVGQVSAAVTAMVAAAVTACAPGRNALVTAVATGTYLVPSVRASLTAATDPTPQHVQKIVKTGVLGMIPLQSALIAAHRKPVTSVALLALWQGARTLAARRRVT from the coding sequence GTGAACGTCTACGCCGACCTGGTGCGGCTCCCGGCGGTGCTGAGTGCGCCGGGTGACGCGCTGCTCGGGGCTGCGGCCGGTGGTCGCGCGGGGGTGGTCCGGCCGACGGCGTCGGCGGCCTTGTCGTCGGCGCTGACCTATATGGCCGGGATGGCCCTCAACGACTACGCGGACCGGCACGTCGACGCGGTGGAGCGCCCCGGGCGTCCCATCCCCTCCGGGCGCATCTCGCCGGGGAAGGCCCTCGCCGTGGGCACCGGACTCCTGGCGGCGGACCTGGTCGTGGCCTGGTGGGGATCGGGCCGTCGGGGGGTGGCCTGGTCGCTGGCCACCTCGAGCGCCGTGATCGCCTACGACTTCGCCGCCAAGGACACCCCGGCCGGTCCGGCGACGATGGCCCTCTGCCGGTTCCTCGACGTGCAACGCGGCAGCCCGAGCGTGCGGGCCGCGGTGTGGCCGGCCGCGCTGGTGGCCGCTCACACCTACGCGATCACGCAGGTCAGCCGGCACGAGGTGAAGGGCGCAGACCCGGCCGTGGGCCAGGTCTCGGCCGCCGTCACCGCGATGGTGGCGGCGGCCGTCACCGCCTGCGCCCCGGGCCGGAATGCACTGGTGACAGCCGTCGCCACCGGGACGTATCTGGTGCCGTCGGTGCGGGCCTCCCTGACGGCGGCCACGGACCCGACACCTCAGCACGTGCAGAAGATCGTGAAAACGGGGGTTCTGGGCATGATTCCGCTGCAGAGTGCGCTCATCGCGGCGCACCGGAAACCGGTCACGTCCGTCGCGCTGCTGGCTCTCTGGCAGGGCGCGCGCACGCTCGCGGCCCGCCGGCGGGTGACCTGA
- a CDS encoding inositol-3-phosphate synthase: MAVGLWLVGARGSIGTTVTAGLALLPTNASTTGMVTALPEFADVGLPDPGDLVVGGHDVSEVPLAERAAGLARAGVLPANVLSLVRADLEAADTRVQPGVRGGGRPGIEQIQRDLRSFSYQHHLETVVVLNIASTEPLSAPFGGTLAELDSALDAGEDPLPASALYAYAALDAGLPFVDFTPSTGAAVPALHQLALDRGTVYAGRDGKTGETLVKTALASMFGSRNLTVTSWAGLNLLGGGDGRVLADPDRAAAKLASKARSVRETLGEDVVAPVHIDYVEDMGEWKTAWNQVRFTGFLGTPMTMQITWQGCDSTLAAPLVIDLARLTARARSVGRVGALDELGFFFKDPLGSDEHRLDRQFRRLVAWAQGLRDLAPVVAVPSTVRPGRSKVARRMDAVAGLGAPVRVDGVAGRGEGTGWVGAPVTSLDARGIGEA; the protein is encoded by the coding sequence ATGGCTGTCGGGCTGTGGCTGGTCGGGGCCCGAGGGTCCATCGGAACCACCGTGACGGCGGGGCTCGCGCTGCTGCCGACGAATGCGTCGACCACCGGAATGGTCACGGCGCTGCCCGAATTCGCGGACGTGGGCCTGCCCGATCCGGGTGACCTGGTGGTCGGCGGGCACGACGTGAGCGAGGTGCCGCTGGCCGAGCGGGCGGCCGGGCTCGCGCGGGCCGGGGTGCTTCCCGCGAACGTGCTGTCGCTGGTGCGGGCCGACCTCGAGGCGGCGGACACGCGGGTGCAGCCGGGGGTGCGGGGCGGCGGTCGCCCGGGGATCGAGCAGATCCAGCGAGACCTGCGCTCTTTCAGTTATCAGCATCACCTCGAGACCGTCGTGGTGCTGAACATCGCTTCCACCGAGCCTCTTTCGGCTCCGTTCGGTGGCACGCTCGCCGAGCTGGACTCCGCCCTCGATGCCGGTGAAGACCCTCTGCCCGCCAGCGCCCTCTACGCCTACGCCGCACTGGACGCCGGGCTGCCGTTCGTCGACTTCACCCCGTCCACCGGGGCGGCGGTCCCGGCCCTGCACCAGCTGGCCCTCGACCGCGGCACGGTCTACGCGGGGCGCGACGGCAAGACCGGCGAGACCCTGGTGAAGACGGCCCTGGCCTCGATGTTCGGCAGCCGGAACCTGACCGTGACGTCGTGGGCGGGCCTGAACCTGCTCGGCGGCGGTGACGGGCGGGTGCTGGCCGATCCCGACCGGGCCGCGGCCAAGCTCGCCTCCAAGGCCCGCTCGGTGCGCGAGACGCTGGGTGAAGACGTGGTGGCGCCGGTGCACATCGACTACGTCGAAGATATGGGGGAGTGGAAGACCGCCTGGAACCAGGTGCGTTTCACCGGTTTCCTGGGCACGCCGATGACCATGCAGATCACCTGGCAGGGCTGCGACTCGACGCTGGCCGCGCCGCTGGTGATCGACCTGGCCCGGCTGACGGCCCGGGCGCGATCGGTGGGCCGCGTCGGGGCGCTCGACGAACTGGGCTTCTTCTTCAAGGATCCGCTGGGCAGCGACGAGCACCGGCTCGACCGCCAGTTCCGGCGCCTGGTGGCCTGGGCGCAGGGGCTGCGCGACCTGGCGCCGGTGGTCGCGGTGCCGTCCACGGTTCGTCCCGGGCGTTCGAAGGTGGCCCGGCGTATGGACGCGGTGGCGGGCCTGGGCGCGCCGGTGCGGGTCGACGGGGTGGCCGGGCGGGGCGAGGGAACGGGCTGGGTGGGTGCTCCGGTCACGAGCCTCGACGCCCGGGGCATCGGTGAGGCGTGA